In Dama dama isolate Ldn47 chromosome X, ASM3311817v1, whole genome shotgun sequence, one genomic interval encodes:
- the LOC133051573 gene encoding elongation factor 1-alpha 1-like: MGKEKTHINIIVIGHVDSGKSTTTGHLIYKCGGIDKRTIEKFEKEATEMGKGSFKYAWVLDKLKAERERGITIDISLWKFETSKYYVTIIDAPGHRDFIKNMITGTSQADCAVLIVAAGVGEFEAGISKNGQTREHALLAYTLGVKQLIVGVNKMDSTEPPYSQKRYEEIVKEVSTYIKKIGYNPDTVAFVPISGWNGDNMLEPSANMPWFKGWKVTRKDGNASGTTLLEALDCILPPTRPTDKPLRLPLQDVYKIGGIGTVPVGRVETGVLKPGMVVTFAPVNVTTEVKSVEMHHEALSEALPGDNVDFNVKNVSVKDVRRGNVAGDNKNDPPMEAAGFTAQVIILNHPGQISAGYAPVLDCHTAHIACKFAELKEKIDRRSGKKLEDGPKFLKSGDAAIVDMVPGKPMCVESFSDYPPLGRFAVHDMRQTVAVGVIKAVDKKAAGAGKVTKSAQKAQKAK, from the coding sequence atgggaaaagagaagacCCACATCAACATCATTGTCATTGGGCACGTAGATTCAGGGAAGTCTACCACGACTGGCCATCTGATCTACAAATGTGGCGGGATCGACAAGAGAACAATTGAGAAGTTCGAGAAGGAGGCTACCGAGATGGGAAAAGGCTCCTTCAAATATGCCTGGGTCTTGGACAAACTGAAAGCTGAACGTGAGCGTGGTATCACCATTGATATCTCCCTGTGGAAATTTGAGACCAGCAAGTACTATGTTACCATCATTGATGCCCCAGGACACAGAGACTTCATCAAAAACATGATTACAGGCACATCCCAGGCTGACTGTGCTGTCCTGATTGTTGCTGCTGGAGTTGGTGAATTTGAAGCCGGTATCTCCAAGAACGGGCAGACCCGTGAGCATGCCCTTCTGGCTTACACTCTGGGTGTGAAACAACTAATTGTTGGAGTTAACAAAATGgattccactgagccaccctacAGCCAGAAGAGATACGAGGAAATTGTTAAGGAAGTCAGCACCTACATTAAGAAAATTGGCTACAACCCCGACACAGTAGCATTTGTGCCAATTTCTGGCTGGAATGGTGACAACATGCTGGAGCCAAGTGCTAACATGCCATGGTTCAAGGGATGGAAAGTCACCCGTAAGGACGGCAACGCCAGTGGAACCACCCTGCTTGAAGCTCTGGATTGCATCCTGCCACCAACTCGCCCAACTGACAAACCCTTGCGTTTGCCTCTCCAGGATGTCTACAAAATTGGTGGTATTGGTACTGTCCCTGTGGGTCGTGTGGAGACTGGTGTTCTCAAACCTGGCATGGTGGTCACCTTTGCTCCAGTCAATGTAACAACTGAAGTGAAGTCTGTAGAAATGCACCATGAAGCATTGAGTGAAGCCCTTCCTGGGGACAATGTGGACTTCAATGTCAAGAACGTGTCTGTCAAAGATGTCCGTCGTGGCAATGTGGCTGGTGACAACAAAAATGATCCACCCATGGAAGCTGCTGGCTTCACAGCTCAGGTGATTATTTTGAACCATCCAGGCCAAATCAGTGCTGGATATGCACCTGTGCTGGATTGTCACACAGCTCACATCGCTTGCAAGTTTGCTGAGCTGAAGGAGAAGATTGATCGTCGTTCTGGGAAAAAGCTGGAAGATGGCCCTAAATTCTTGAAATCTGGTGACGCTGCCATTGTTGATATGGTTCCTGGCAAGCCCATGTGTGTCGAGAGCTTCTCTGATTATCCTCCCCTGGGCCGTTTTGCTGTGCATGACATGAGACAGACAGTTGCTGTGGGTGTCATCAAGGCAGTGGACAAGAAGGCAGCTGGAGCTGGCAAGGTCACCAAGTCTGCCCAGAAAGCTCAGAAGGCTAAATGA